One Nitrospira sp. genomic window, TATTTCAACCCACTGGAGAACCGTCTGCTTGCTTCTCAGCGAAAGGTAAGAGTGGTCGCTTATCTCAACTGCTCCAGTCATATAGACCGCAGCTTCTCGTGCCTGCGCGTGGGACTCATCGTGTTTGCAGCAGGGTTGCGGAACGACCCACCAGATACTCATCCAAAGGTATCCGATCGTAATTTATTCGCATGCACTCAACCAATGTCGTCCGCAACTGGAGACCCCAATGACCGCACACCGTGATCAACAGCACCAGGCAGAGGTCGTGAAGCAGTTCACGCAGCAGGCCGTCCCGTTCGCACGCCTCCCCGGACATCTGACCGCGATCCAGAGCCTGATAGCGCTGAGCCAAATGACAGGCGAAGATCATGTGCTGGATGTGGCCTGTGGCCCCGGGCTGGTCGCCTGTGAATGTGCCAAGGTCGCGAAGTTCGTAACAGGAATTGATGTGACGGCGCACATGCTCGACCAGGCACACAGCCGACAACGAGACATGGGGCTGACGAATCTCTCCTGGGATCTCGGCACCGTCTCTCCCTTACCCTATGCCTCCAATGCGTTTTCTGTCGTCCTGACCCGATACAGTTTCCATCACTTCCTCGATCCTCTGGCGGTGTTGGCGGAAATGATTCGTGTGTGCCAACCCGGCGGCGTGGTGTTGATCGCCGACGTTGGGTTACCCGCCGACAAGGTCGAGGCCTACAATCGTGTCGAGAAGCTCCGTGATCCCTCCCATGCACAGGCTTTGTCGCATGAAGCCTGGGACGTGCTGCTGGCAAGCTCCGGATTGCAGAACCTTCATCGGAGCGGCTACACCGTCGAGATGGAACTGGAGCAACAACTCACGGCTTCATGTCCGAATCCTGGCGATGCGGAGACCATCCGGGAGATCTTTCGAAACGACCTCGGCGTCGATGCCTTGGGAGTGGGAGCCCATCTGGTGGGCCAAGCCATTCACTTCTCGTATCCAATCTCAGTGTATGTGGGATACAAATCTGAAGACGAAGGATGACGGGGCAGGGTTTCTGCCATGTGCTCAGCGAGTTGGTCGTGGGTAAACGGCCTGGCTCCCGGCGAGAGAGGACTCATGATCAAAAGGATCGCAGTCTTTGTCGATTATCTGCGTGCTGACCCGTGTGTGTCCTGGCGGACGACGCCCCCCATCACCTATTATGTAGACTCATGATCCAGTATGAATACAGAATGGGCCGTTCTTGTGCGTGTGTTTGATCTGAATACTGTTACGACTGCAAGAAGGCATTGCTCCGATAAGTCACCTACTGTGCATCTACCTCGATCCTCGAAAATATTTGGCCGTCAGGCGGCGCTATCCTAAGATGGCTGCGATACAAATGTATCCGACCCTTACTTACTGCAGTGGATCAAGGTCGGACAGGATCATGGCCAAACTGATGTGAGCCCACACAGAAGTGTGGCTAGCTCCTGCTGCTCTCCGTGCCCGTTTCTTGAGGTGTCGGCTAACGACATCACCTACCTCATTGGGCTGATGATACGTATCTAAAAGGATACGAGTTTGAATAATTTTGGATTCATAAGTAAACAATACCGGACTTGAGAATAACTAAAATGTCCTTGGAATACGAGGCGTTTGTGTCTCTATCGTATCTGGCACAACAAGTGCTTTATAACCTCAGGAGAGTCGAACATCAGAGTATGGGAGGTGAGGTGAGGCGATTCACTTTTCCCCTGCAGATCAATGCCTTCACGAGTTGGTGGGGGAAATAATGAGAAGCGGGTCGCGGAACAGAGGTGCAAATATGAAAAACCTTGCTGCAGTGCTCATCTCGTTTGTAGCGTCGTCAATAAGTGGTTGTTCCGGGATCGCCGCGTTGTTTCCTCCGGATGTCCCCAAAGCCCCTCTGATCAAGGAAGTCCGCTGGCTTGAGCAGAACTGGTCTCCCGAAGAGCGATTCTGGTTCCATCATGTTTCCCAAGGAACCTCTACATTGCCATTACCATATGCGTGGTTTCTTGCCATAGAGCAACCTGAGTTATCATTGTTTGGAACACCCGGCCTGTTGTCAAACTCGGACTACCTCCGGCGTTTCGGCTTTATTCCAAGTCCCACGCATGCCGGTGCAGCAACTGCACACCCGTACACTCGCTCGGACTTTTACGGCAACCCCGACGGCTTGCCGGTGGGATTCAGCAAGACGCCTAGCTATCCTAATCCGGCCACCGGCGAGATGTTGCCCGACCAAATCGGGTTCACCTGTGCCGCTTGTCATACGGGGCAGATGGAATACAGAGGAACCAATATTCGGATCGACGGAGCGCCGGCCGTAACCGATCTGGGAAAATTTCGCACCACGCTCGGGCTCGCATTGGCATACACTAACTATGTGCCTGGTCGATTTGAGAGATTCGCCCGACGGGTTCTGGGTGAGAATCATACAGCGGAGAAAAAAGCGGAGCTGGAAGCTCAGCTCAAGCAATTGCTATCTCGATTACAACAATTTAAGAAATTGACAGACGCAGCTGAACATCAGGGTGTCGAGGAAGGATTCGCCCGTCTCGAT contains:
- a CDS encoding methyltransferase domain-containing protein — its product is MTAHRDQQHQAEVVKQFTQQAVPFARLPGHLTAIQSLIALSQMTGEDHVLDVACGPGLVACECAKVAKFVTGIDVTAHMLDQAHSRQRDMGLTNLSWDLGTVSPLPYASNAFSVVLTRYSFHHFLDPLAVLAEMIRVCQPGGVVLIADVGLPADKVEAYNRVEKLRDPSHAQALSHEAWDVLLASSGLQNLHRSGYTVEMELEQQLTASCPNPGDAETIREIFRNDLGVDALGVGAHLVGQAIHFSYPISVYVGYKSEDEG